In Helianthus annuus cultivar XRQ/B chromosome 9, HanXRQr2.0-SUNRISE, whole genome shotgun sequence, the following are encoded in one genomic region:
- the LOC110877757 gene encoding metal tolerance protein 11 has translation MVETMSGGGDHGGSEEEFLLTEMSIRGGAGGGGGGGGTGGGGDVSWRLNFDGFQLSSEHKEKPPRGLHDCLGVLVPEDNVAEYYQQQVETLEGFTEMDELAERGFVPRLSAEEKASLARKETLAIRISNVANMVLFVAKVYASVRSGSLAIIASTLDSLLDLLSGFILWFTAFSMQTPNPYQYPIGKRRMQPLGILVFASVMATLGLQIILESVRTLASDEKDFSLTKEQEQWVVGIMLSVTFVKLALCIYCRSFTNEIVKAYAQDHFFDVVTNLIGLIAVLLANYISDWMDPVGAIILALYTIRTWSLTVLENVNSLVGKSAAPEYLQKLTYLCWNHHKAIRHIDTVRAYTFGSHYFVEVDIVLPSDMPLQTAHDIGESLQEKLELLPEIERAFVHLDYEYSHKPEHAQTHH, from the exons ATGGTGGAGACGATGAGTGGTGGCGGAGATCACGGCGGCTCTGAGGAGGAGTTTCTGTTGACGGAAATGAGCATCCGCGGCGGCGccggtggtggcggcggcggcggcggcaCGGGTGGCGGTGGTGACGTGTCATGGCGGTTGAACTTTGACGGTTTTCAGTTGTCGTCGGAGCATAAAGAGAAGCCTCCACGTGGCCTACATGATTGCCTTGGGGTTCTAG TCCCAGAAGACAATGTAGCAGAGTATTACCAGCAGCAGGTAGAGACGCTGGAGGGCTTTACTGAGATGGATGAGTTAGCAGAGCGTGGTTTTGTGCCTCGGTTGTCAGCG GAAGAGAAAGCAAGTTTGGCAAGAAAGGAAACACTTGCTATTAGAATATCAAATGTTGCAAACATGGTTCTTTTTGTTGCAAAAGTTTATGCGTCCGTTAGGAGTGGTTCATTGGCCATTATTGCGTCGACTTTAGATTCACTTCTTGATCTGTTATCAGGATTTATCTTGTGGTTTACAGCATTCTCCATGCAGACTCCAAATCCCTATCAATATCCAATTGGAAAAAGACGAATGCAGCCTTTG GGAATTCTTGTATTTGCATCTGTCATGGCAACTCTTGGGCTGCAGATTATTTTGGAGTCCGTTCGCACATTGGCATCTGAT GAAAAGGATTTCAGTTTGACCAAAGAGCAAGAACAATGGGTTGTTGGCATTATGCTTTCCGTGACATTTGTGAAACTGGCCCTGTGTATATATTGCCGATCATTTACAAATGAGATCGTAAAGGCTTATGCTCAAGATCACTTTTTTGATGTTGTTACTAATCTGATCGGGCTAATTGCTGTACTACTTGCTAATTATATCAGTGATTGGATGGATCCCGTTGGAGCTATTATC CTGGCACTTTACACTATCCGCACATGGTCACTAACGGTGTTGGAGAATGTAAATTCCTTAGTTGGAAAATCAGCAGCACCAGAATATCTACAGAAGTTGACATACCTATGTTGGAATCACCACAAGGCTATACGACACATTGATACCGTACGGGCATACACTTTCGGATCTCACTACTTTGTTGAGGTAGACATCGTTCTACCATCAGACATGCCTTTGCAAACAGCTCATGATATTGGTGAGTCATTGCAAGAGAAACTCGAGCTTTTGCCTGAAATCGAGCGTGCCTTTGTTCATCTTGATTATGAGTACTCTCACAAACCTGAGCATGCACAAACACATCACTAA